From Ensifer sp. WSM1721, one genomic window encodes:
- the bhcA gene encoding L-aspartate--glyoxylate aminotransferase BhcA — protein MYLQNPVFIPGPTNMPEVLRKASDMPTIDHRSPLFGEILRPALAGVKKVVKSQSASIFVFPATGTGGWETAITNTLSPGDRVLVARYGMFSHRWIDMCQRHGLDVGVIETPWGSGAPVDRYEEMLTADKAHQIKAVLVTHNETATGVKSDIAALRRALDAARHPAMLFVDGVSSIASMEFRMDDWGVDVAVTGSQKGFMLPAGLAITAFSPKALAALETAKLPRTFFDVRDMSKSYENNAYPYTPAVGLLNGLKVSTEMLLAEGLENVFARHNRIATGIRAAVRAWGLELCAMSEDLYSDTVSAIRTPDGFDATSVVTHAAKKYDVAFGVGLGEVAGKVFRIGHLGSLTDVMALSGVATAEMVMADLGLAIKLGSGVAAAQDYYRNNQVSAGRGAA, from the coding sequence ATGTACCTGCAAAACCCGGTCTTCATTCCAGGTCCGACCAATATGCCCGAGGTGCTCCGTAAGGCGTCGGATATGCCGACCATCGACCATCGCTCGCCCTTGTTCGGAGAGATTTTGCGGCCCGCTCTCGCAGGCGTAAAAAAGGTCGTGAAGTCGCAATCGGCCTCGATTTTCGTTTTCCCTGCAACGGGCACCGGTGGATGGGAGACGGCGATCACAAACACCCTCAGTCCCGGCGACCGCGTTCTCGTGGCTCGCTATGGAATGTTCAGCCATCGCTGGATAGACATGTGCCAGAGGCATGGTCTCGACGTTGGTGTCATCGAGACGCCGTGGGGCAGCGGCGCGCCGGTCGATCGTTATGAGGAAATGCTGACTGCCGACAAGGCGCACCAGATCAAGGCCGTTCTGGTCACGCACAACGAGACCGCAACGGGCGTCAAGTCGGATATCGCCGCGCTTAGGCGCGCCCTCGATGCAGCTCGCCATCCAGCCATGCTGTTCGTCGACGGCGTCAGCTCCATTGCTTCAATGGAGTTTCGCATGGACGATTGGGGCGTCGACGTTGCTGTGACCGGCTCGCAGAAAGGCTTCATGCTGCCTGCCGGGCTTGCGATCACCGCATTCTCTCCCAAGGCCTTGGCGGCGCTCGAAACGGCGAAGCTGCCGCGCACTTTCTTCGATGTTCGCGATATGTCGAAGAGCTATGAGAACAATGCCTACCCCTATACCCCTGCCGTCGGCCTGCTGAACGGCCTGAAGGTCTCGACGGAGATGCTGCTGGCGGAAGGCCTTGAGAACGTATTCGCACGCCACAACCGAATAGCAACGGGAATCCGTGCGGCCGTGCGTGCCTGGGGCCTTGAGCTCTGCGCGATGAGCGAGGACCTTTACTCGGACACGGTCAGCGCAATTCGAACCCCTGACGGCTTCGACGCTACGTCCGTCGTTACCCATGCGGCGAAGAAATATGATGTCGCCTTCGGTGTTGGGCTGGGAGAGGTCGCCGGCAAGGTGTTCCGCATCGGGCATCTCGGCAGCCTGACCGACGTGATGGCCCTTTCCGGTGTAGCGACGGCCGAGATGGTCATGGCGGATCTCGGCCTCGCCATCAAGCTCGGTTCGGGGGTTGCCGCCGCCCAGGATTATTACCGCAACAACCAAGTTTCAGCGGGCAGGGGAGCCGCGTGA
- the bhcB gene encoding beta-hydroxyaspartate dehydratase BhcB yields the protein MTIYIPTLSDMNAAHARIKPHIHRTPVLTSRFINSLVGAELFFKCENLQKAGAFKARGAANAVFGLSDEQAAKGVATHSSGNHGTCLAYAAGRRGIPCTVVMPRTAPQAKKDAVRGYGAKVVECEPSTSSREAVFAEVVAATGAEFVHPYNDPRVIAGQATCSKELIEQVTGLQAVIAPIGGGGMVSGTCLTLSNLAPHIKIYAAEPEQADDAYRSFKAGHIIADDAPVTVADGLKVPLKDLTWHFVRNHVTDVLTASEGEIVDAMKLIWKRMKIVMEPSSAVPLATILKNKDLFAGKRIGVIITGGNVDLDKLPWQ from the coding sequence ATGACGATTTATATCCCGACGCTTTCAGACATGAATGCAGCACATGCGCGGATCAAGCCGCACATTCATCGCACGCCGGTTCTGACCTCGCGTTTCATCAACTCCCTTGTTGGGGCGGAGCTCTTCTTCAAGTGTGAGAACCTGCAGAAGGCCGGTGCCTTCAAGGCACGTGGCGCGGCGAACGCAGTTTTCGGGCTCAGCGACGAGCAGGCGGCAAAGGGTGTCGCCACCCATTCCTCGGGCAATCATGGAACCTGCCTCGCCTATGCGGCGGGACGGCGCGGAATACCATGTACCGTCGTCATGCCCCGTACCGCGCCGCAAGCGAAGAAAGATGCTGTCCGCGGTTACGGTGCCAAGGTTGTCGAGTGTGAGCCGTCGACATCTTCCCGCGAAGCGGTCTTTGCCGAAGTCGTCGCCGCGACAGGTGCGGAATTCGTGCATCCCTATAACGATCCGCGCGTCATCGCCGGTCAGGCAACCTGTTCGAAAGAACTGATCGAACAGGTCACCGGACTCCAAGCGGTGATTGCTCCGATTGGCGGCGGCGGCATGGTTTCGGGGACCTGCCTCACGCTGTCGAACTTGGCGCCGCATATCAAAATCTACGCAGCCGAGCCGGAGCAGGCGGATGATGCATACCGGAGCTTCAAAGCCGGGCACATCATCGCCGACGACGCACCAGTTACTGTGGCTGACGGCCTGAAGGTACCTCTCAAGGATTTGACGTGGCACTTCGTCCGGAACCACGTCACCGACGTCCTGACGGCCTCGGAGGGAGAGATCGTCGACGCGATGAAGCTCATCTGGAAGCGGATGAAGATCGTCATGGAGCCCTCCAGTGCCGTGCCGCTCGCGACCATCTTGAAGAACAAGGATCTGTTCGCCGGCAAGCGTATCGGCGTGATCATCACCGGCGGCAACGTCGACCTTGACAAGTTGCCTTGGCAATAA
- the bhcC gene encoding 3-hydroxy-D-aspartate aldolase BhcC, with protein MNMEAKFAGMEVGYDVPALPGMSVDEIQTPCLVLDLDALERNIRKMGDYAKAHKMRHRAHGKMHKSVDVLRLQQELGGAVGVCCQKVSEAEVFVRGGIKDVLVSNQVRDPLKIARLARLAKQDARIIVCVDDLANVAELSAAAQKHGTTLECFVEIDCGAGRCGVTTTAAVVALAKAIDGAPGLRFTGIQAYQGAMQHIDNYEDRRAKLDLAIAQVKEAVAALKAEGLEPELVSGGGTGSYYFESNSGVYNELQCGSYAFMDADYGRIRDQGGNRIDEGEWENALFILTSVMSHAKSDKAICDAGLKAQSVDSGLPFVYGRTDVKYVKCSDEHGVIEDPNGVLKINEKLRLVPGHCDPTCNVHDWYVGVRNGRVETLWPVSARGKAY; from the coding sequence ATGAACATGGAAGCGAAGTTCGCAGGCATGGAAGTCGGCTACGATGTACCGGCTCTTCCCGGAATGAGCGTCGATGAAATCCAGACGCCGTGCCTGGTCCTCGATCTCGATGCCCTTGAACGCAACATCCGCAAGATGGGCGACTATGCCAAGGCGCACAAAATGCGCCACAGGGCACACGGCAAGATGCACAAGTCGGTCGATGTTCTGCGTCTCCAGCAGGAACTCGGTGGCGCAGTTGGTGTGTGCTGCCAGAAGGTGTCGGAGGCAGAGGTGTTCGTGCGCGGCGGAATCAAGGACGTGCTGGTGTCGAACCAGGTTCGCGATCCGCTGAAGATCGCTCGTCTGGCCCGCCTCGCCAAGCAGGATGCACGCATTATCGTTTGCGTCGACGATCTGGCCAATGTCGCAGAACTGTCGGCAGCGGCACAGAAGCACGGGACAACGCTCGAGTGCTTTGTCGAGATCGATTGCGGTGCTGGCCGGTGCGGCGTGACCACGACCGCCGCGGTTGTGGCGCTTGCCAAAGCCATCGACGGCGCTCCGGGTCTCAGGTTCACTGGCATTCAGGCCTATCAAGGCGCTATGCAACATATCGACAACTACGAAGACCGCAGGGCCAAGCTCGATCTCGCGATTGCGCAAGTCAAGGAAGCGGTCGCGGCTTTGAAGGCCGAAGGCCTGGAGCCCGAACTGGTCAGCGGAGGCGGGACCGGAAGCTATTATTTCGAGAGCAATTCCGGTGTGTACAACGAACTGCAGTGCGGTAGCTATGCGTTCATGGATGCCGATTACGGTCGCATCCGTGATCAGGGTGGCAACAGGATTGATGAAGGCGAATGGGAAAACGCCCTGTTTATTCTCACCAGCGTGATGAGCCACGCGAAGTCGGACAAGGCGATTTGCGACGCCGGATTGAAGGCGCAGTCGGTCGATTCCGGACTCCCGTTCGTCTATGGCCGCACTGACGTCAAATACGTGAAATGCTCGGATGAGCATGGCGTCATCGAGGATCCGAACGGTGTGCTCAAGATCAATGAAAAGCTCCGTTTGGTTCCTGGCCACTGCGACCCGACCTGCAATGTTCACGATTGGTATGTCGGCGTGCGCAACGGCCGGGTTGAAACGCTGTGGCCGGTTTCGGCGCGCGGTAAGGCCTACTGA
- the bhcD gene encoding iminosuccinate reductase BhcD has product MIIVPENQIAGLITPADCLAAVEGVFASMAKRSAYNFPVIREAIGHADALYGFKSGFDRDSLALGLKSGGFWPNNVQKGLANHQSTVFLFDADTGRCRAVVGGNLLTALRTAAASAVSIKYLARRDAKVLGMIGAGHQSTYQLRAAVEQRPFEKVLAWNLHPEMLSRLEGVARELELPFETVDLDRLGDEADVIISITSSFAPILKASQVRPGTHLACMGTDTKGKQEMDAELLAAATVFTDEVAQAVTIGECQHAIEKGLISRDDIVEIGAVITGRHTGRSSPEEITLFDGTGVGLQDLAVASAAVELALSKGTAIEVDF; this is encoded by the coding sequence ATGATCATCGTACCGGAAAATCAGATCGCCGGGCTGATTACTCCCGCTGATTGCCTTGCGGCGGTCGAAGGGGTCTTCGCCTCCATGGCCAAAAGGTCAGCCTACAACTTCCCTGTCATTCGCGAGGCAATCGGCCATGCGGACGCGCTCTATGGTTTCAAATCGGGGTTCGACCGCGACAGTCTGGCTCTTGGTCTTAAATCCGGTGGTTTCTGGCCGAACAATGTTCAAAAGGGGCTGGCGAACCACCAATCGACCGTCTTCCTGTTTGACGCTGATACCGGCAGGTGCCGTGCGGTGGTTGGCGGCAATCTGCTCACTGCGCTTCGGACGGCGGCAGCCTCGGCTGTCTCGATCAAGTATCTTGCCCGTAGGGACGCGAAGGTGCTTGGCATGATCGGCGCAGGGCATCAATCGACGTACCAGTTGCGCGCTGCGGTGGAGCAGAGGCCTTTTGAGAAAGTCCTCGCGTGGAATCTGCACCCCGAGATGCTGAGCCGTCTCGAGGGAGTCGCCAGGGAACTGGAGCTCCCTTTCGAGACTGTCGATCTCGACCGTCTGGGTGATGAAGCGGACGTCATCATTTCGATTACCTCGTCGTTTGCCCCGATCCTCAAGGCCTCTCAGGTTCGCCCGGGCACACATCTTGCCTGTATGGGGACAGACACAAAGGGCAAACAGGAGATGGACGCCGAACTTCTCGCTGCAGCAACAGTGTTCACCGATGAAGTCGCTCAGGCCGTCACGATCGGTGAATGCCAGCACGCGATTGAAAAGGGGCTGATCAGCAGGGACGATATTGTCGAGATTGGTGCGGTCATCACAGGTCGCCACACGGGCCGTTCGTCACCAGAAGAGATCACATTGTTTGACGGGACGGGCGTGGGCCTCCAGGATCTAGCAGTGGCTTCAGCCGCGGTCGAGCTCGCGCTCTCGAAAGGGACAGCGATCGAGGTGGATTTCTGA
- a CDS encoding phosphate acyltransferase, with the protein MTLKRGRDVVGYLERLRIETPRTCGIMQGVLGAARRFQRKVVFAEGEELRVLHAVRAVLDEGCALPAVVGRTERIAEIIHGADLKLLPGTDFEIVEPQDDYEFRDQWLAHRIAQENGWEPPDRPSYLMQARSTAVAARLVSSGKADSMICGTSGQYSWHLAQVKAILVSSRRRAIGALSVMMLDGGPLFLADVFVNSAPTPHELAEIALASARHVRRFGLEPTVALCANTQNCESAASPQRIMSAAREILGSRATSFATLGPMCIDTALGGGSKANVLIFASAEAAAATRGILLRVSRGVEVGPILMGMANQAHIVTPSITSNGLLNIAALAGAPVSCVA; encoded by the coding sequence ATGACACTGAAGAGGGGACGAGATGTGGTTGGCTACCTGGAACGGCTGCGGATAGAGACGCCCCGGACCTGCGGCATCATGCAAGGGGTGCTGGGGGCAGCCCGTAGATTCCAGCGGAAGGTCGTCTTCGCGGAGGGAGAGGAACTGCGGGTTCTGCATGCCGTGCGAGCGGTTCTCGACGAAGGTTGCGCATTACCCGCTGTCGTGGGTAGGACCGAACGGATTGCAGAGATAATTCACGGCGCTGATCTTAAGTTGCTGCCAGGAACCGATTTCGAGATCGTAGAGCCTCAGGATGATTACGAGTTTCGGGATCAATGGTTGGCGCACCGCATCGCGCAAGAGAACGGCTGGGAGCCTCCTGATCGCCCCAGTTATTTAATGCAGGCTCGTTCCACGGCAGTAGCGGCCCGCTTGGTAAGCTCCGGCAAAGCTGACAGTATGATTTGTGGAACCTCCGGCCAATACAGCTGGCATCTCGCTCAAGTGAAAGCCATTCTTGTTTCATCTCGTCGGCGTGCAATTGGCGCACTGTCGGTAATGATGCTGGATGGTGGTCCACTTTTTCTTGCTGACGTGTTTGTTAATAGCGCTCCCACACCACACGAACTGGCCGAGATCGCCCTTGCTTCTGCGCGTCACGTTCGCCGTTTCGGGCTCGAACCGACGGTCGCGCTGTGCGCGAATACTCAAAATTGTGAGTCAGCCGCCAGCCCGCAACGTATAATGTCCGCTGCGCGCGAGATACTTGGTTCGCGGGCGACGTCATTCGCTACTTTGGGGCCAATGTGCATCGATACCGCGTTGGGTGGCGGCTCAAAGGCCAATGTCTTAATTTTTGCCAGTGCAGAGGCTGCAGCGGCAACTCGGGGTATCCTACTGAGAGTCTCGCGAGGGGTGGAGGTTGGTCCGATTCTGATGGGTATGGCCAATCAGGCGCACATCGTGACGCCATCAATTACATCAAATGGTCTCCTTAACATCGCAGCGTTGGCGGGGGCTCCTGTTTCCTGCGTTGCGTAA
- the lipA gene encoding lipoyl synthase gives MVTVFDAVSDRAQRVRHPEKAHRPDTEVLRKPDWIRVKAPTSKGYMETRSIVKGNNLVTVCEEAGCPNIGECWDKKHATFMIMGEICTRACAFCNVSTGKPNALDPEEPANVAKAVKQMGLSHVVITSVDRDDLDDGGAEHFEKVIFAIREASPATTIEILTPDFLRKPGALERVVAAKPDVFNHNLETVPSNYLTVRPGARYFHSIRLLQRVKELDPSMFTKSGIMVGLGEERNEVLQLMDDLRTADVDFLTIGQYLQPTRKHHKVEKFVTPEEFKSYETVAYTKGFLMVSSSPLTRSSHHAGDDFARLKAAREKKLLGAG, from the coding sequence ATGGTAACGGTTTTCGACGCGGTCTCGGATCGGGCTCAGCGCGTTCGCCACCCGGAAAAGGCGCACAGGCCCGACACCGAAGTTCTGCGCAAGCCGGACTGGATCCGCGTAAAGGCGCCGACCTCGAAGGGTTACATGGAGACCCGCTCCATCGTGAAGGGCAACAACCTCGTCACCGTCTGCGAGGAAGCCGGCTGCCCGAATATCGGCGAATGCTGGGACAAGAAGCACGCCACCTTCATGATCATGGGCGAGATCTGCACGCGCGCCTGCGCCTTCTGCAATGTCTCGACCGGCAAGCCCAACGCCCTCGACCCCGAAGAGCCCGCCAATGTCGCCAAGGCCGTCAAGCAGATGGGCTTAAGCCACGTGGTCATCACCTCGGTCGACCGCGACGACCTCGATGACGGCGGCGCCGAGCATTTCGAGAAGGTGATCTTCGCGATCCGCGAGGCGTCCCCCGCGACGACGATCGAGATTCTGACGCCCGACTTCCTGAGGAAGCCCGGCGCGCTTGAGCGGGTTGTCGCCGCCAAGCCCGACGTCTTCAACCACAATCTCGAAACCGTGCCGTCCAACTATCTGACCGTGCGTCCGGGAGCCCGCTATTTCCATTCGATCCGGCTGCTGCAGCGGGTCAAGGAACTCGACCCCTCGATGTTCACCAAGTCCGGCATCATGGTCGGCCTCGGCGAAGAGCGGAACGAAGTGCTGCAGTTGATGGACGACCTGCGCACCGCCGACGTCGATTTCTTGACGATCGGCCAATACCTGCAGCCGACCCGCAAGCATCACAAGGTCGAGAAATTCGTGACGCCGGAGGAGTTCAAGTCCTACGAGACGGTCGCCTATACCAAGGGCTTCCTGATGGTCTCGTCGAGCCCGCTTACCCGCTCGTCGCATCATGCCGGCGACGATTTTGCGCGGCTGAAGGCAGCGCGGGAGAAGAAGCTCCTGGGCGCAGGATAG
- a CDS encoding glycosyltransferase family 2 protein → MTAAEPKDVCIIIAARNAADTIARAIASALAEPEASEVVVVDDGSSDNTAAVASAADDGTGRLAIVRFEANRGPSAARNHAISISQSPLLALLDADDFFLPGRLRQLLSEDVWDFIADNIAFIDAGRAASAVAEVEQFTPSPRLIDLAGFVDGNISRRGARRGEIGFLKPIMRRAFLDEHGLRYDETLRLGEDYNLYARALAKGARYKVIKSCGYAAVVRGNSLSGSHRTTDLKRLYEADRAMLAEARLGSAAEAALRRHERHVRDRYELRHFLDLKNQNGFRSAIGYALKRPSSLPAIVGGILADKSERFRRLRSPAPVALGGTGEIRYLLLE, encoded by the coding sequence ATGACCGCAGCCGAGCCAAAAGACGTCTGCATAATCATTGCAGCAAGGAATGCCGCTGATACGATCGCAAGAGCGATCGCCTCCGCACTTGCAGAGCCCGAAGCATCGGAAGTCGTCGTCGTTGACGATGGTTCAAGCGACAATACCGCGGCGGTGGCGAGCGCTGCTGATGATGGGACGGGGCGGCTGGCTATCGTTCGCTTCGAAGCGAACCGCGGACCGTCTGCAGCTCGCAATCATGCAATTTCGATCTCACAATCCCCCCTTCTCGCGCTATTGGATGCGGACGATTTCTTCCTTCCCGGCCGGCTGCGGCAACTGCTTTCGGAGGATGTTTGGGACTTTATCGCGGACAACATAGCCTTCATCGATGCCGGGCGAGCGGCGAGCGCGGTTGCTGAGGTTGAGCAGTTCACGCCGAGTCCACGCCTCATTGATCTTGCCGGTTTCGTGGACGGGAACATCTCGCGGCGCGGCGCCCGCCGCGGCGAAATTGGCTTCCTGAAGCCTATTATGCGACGGGCCTTCCTCGACGAGCACGGGCTTCGTTACGATGAGACGCTGCGCCTCGGCGAAGACTACAATCTTTATGCCCGGGCGCTGGCAAAGGGCGCGCGCTACAAGGTCATTAAAAGCTGCGGATACGCTGCAGTCGTGCGCGGCAACTCCCTGAGCGGCAGCCATCGTACAACCGATCTGAAGCGCCTATACGAGGCTGACCGGGCAATGCTTGCCGAAGCCCGGCTGGGCAGCGCCGCCGAGGCTGCGTTGCGTCGGCACGAACGCCATGTTCGAGACCGTTACGAATTGCGGCATTTTCTCGACCTCAAAAATCAGAACGGTTTTAGGAGTGCCATCGGCTACGCCTTGAAGCGTCCTAGCAGCCTCCCAGCGATCGTAGGCGGTATCCTTGCAGACAAATCCGAACGCTTTCGGCGCCTCCGGTCACCGGCCCCGGTAGCCCTCGGCGGCACTGGAGAGATCCGCTACCTGCTGCTGGAATAG
- a CDS encoding cytosine permease: protein MQIQTTLDEKGGRTQSALSIESRSIDYVPLSERHGRLSDQATIWFAGSAQLLSLATGAIGISLGLNLVWTLVGLLVGTVLGTIPVAAHASQGPHLGLPQMVQTRPQFGRYGAIFIWLVAVMVYWGYVVLNVNLMGATAEQLGMSSFTLSGVVLGLLSIVFAIFGYNWLHVGQRYTSIILIAVLAVFVWGISQQVGLAPEQVTFSGSFQFTPFLMVVSASLAYQLSWAFFVSDYSRYMPPTTSHRSIILYTAVGAGAGVFAMEAVGAIAAAFFPKDGLTVALQQSGDLIMPGFGAVLLVAGGIALLIFNGMCVYGGALTLITAMDSVVPTFPTRGLRVKTIAMIGITAATVGVLLPADFINTTFYTILAVLAYLMAPWTAVNLVDYFVVRKGKYSITEIFNPGGIYGYWNWRGILAYTLSFVAMIPFMYLSFYQGPAAVYFGGVDYAFFVGIPVGAVLYWLFCLNLDLKHELATIDVADRHLDAIAKPVV from the coding sequence ATGCAAATACAAACTACGCTCGACGAAAAGGGGGGAAGAACGCAAAGTGCTCTTTCCATCGAAAGTCGCTCTATCGACTATGTTCCACTTTCTGAACGGCACGGCCGCCTATCCGACCAGGCGACAATTTGGTTTGCGGGAAGTGCGCAGCTGTTAAGCCTCGCGACAGGAGCTATCGGAATCTCTCTTGGGCTGAACCTGGTCTGGACACTGGTCGGGCTCCTTGTCGGTACCGTCCTGGGCACAATCCCAGTTGCTGCCCATGCGAGTCAAGGACCTCACCTCGGGCTCCCGCAGATGGTTCAGACACGACCACAGTTCGGGCGTTACGGGGCTATCTTTATCTGGTTGGTCGCGGTGATGGTCTATTGGGGCTATGTGGTCCTCAACGTGAACCTGATGGGTGCAACCGCCGAACAGCTTGGAATGAGTTCTTTCACCCTGTCAGGCGTCGTACTTGGGCTGTTGTCGATTGTTTTTGCAATCTTTGGTTACAATTGGCTGCATGTTGGCCAACGATACACCTCGATTATCCTGATTGCGGTACTTGCTGTATTTGTTTGGGGCATTTCCCAGCAAGTCGGCCTGGCACCTGAGCAGGTTACATTCTCCGGCAGCTTTCAATTCACGCCCTTTTTGATGGTTGTTTCTGCATCTCTGGCTTACCAGCTTTCTTGGGCGTTCTTTGTATCGGACTATTCGAGGTACATGCCGCCGACGACAAGCCATCGCTCGATCATTCTCTATACGGCAGTCGGCGCGGGTGCAGGCGTTTTCGCAATGGAGGCAGTTGGCGCTATTGCTGCAGCCTTTTTCCCAAAGGACGGGTTGACCGTAGCGCTGCAGCAATCTGGCGACCTGATCATGCCGGGCTTCGGCGCGGTTCTTCTCGTCGCGGGCGGCATTGCGCTATTGATATTCAATGGCATGTGCGTCTACGGCGGCGCGCTCACGTTAATCACGGCCATGGACAGCGTTGTACCTACTTTCCCCACAAGGGGTCTGCGCGTGAAGACGATTGCCATGATCGGTATCACGGCAGCTACCGTTGGTGTACTGCTTCCCGCCGATTTCATAAACACAACATTCTACACGATCCTTGCCGTCCTCGCCTATCTCATGGCGCCGTGGACGGCGGTCAACCTTGTAGACTATTTCGTGGTTCGCAAAGGAAAATACTCGATAACTGAGATTTTTAATCCCGGGGGCATCTACGGCTATTGGAACTGGCGTGGGATACTGGCCTACACACTGTCGTTTGTGGCCATGATCCCGTTCATGTACCTCTCATTCTATCAAGGACCAGCTGCCGTCTACTTTGGAGGTGTCGACTACGCGTTCTTCGTTGGTATCCCGGTTGGAGCAGTCCTGTACTGGCTCTTCTGCTTGAATCTCGACTTGAAACACGAACTCGCAACTATCGACGTTGCTGACAGGCACCTCGATGCTATAGCGAAACCTGTCGTTTAG
- a CDS encoding helix-turn-helix domain-containing protein, whose product MKARKVAKGRSESEETTAAKPQPKSEANELAVGARLKVVREQAGLSQRELAKRAKVTNSTVSLIEQESHAPSLASLHKILNAIPISMADFFALPVSRQNVLCYNAEDLAVISRGEVDMRVLGGERRDKKLQMFIEHYAPGTDTGETAITHDGETAAIILEGTVELETSEGVRKIESGGGFQLLGPEPYRLKNIGTTTAVVACAVTPPMI is encoded by the coding sequence GTGAAGGCACGTAAGGTCGCTAAAGGTCGCTCGGAGAGCGAAGAAACGACGGCCGCCAAGCCGCAACCAAAGAGTGAGGCGAACGAGCTTGCGGTCGGTGCGCGTTTGAAGGTGGTTCGGGAGCAGGCCGGTCTATCCCAGCGCGAGCTCGCCAAGCGGGCAAAGGTCACGAATTCGACGGTCTCGTTGATCGAGCAGGAGTCACACGCTCCATCGCTGGCTTCGTTGCACAAAATTCTCAACGCAATCCCGATCTCAATGGCGGATTTTTTCGCCCTGCCGGTGTCGAGGCAGAATGTCCTTTGCTACAACGCTGAAGATCTGGCCGTGATATCACGCGGAGAAGTTGATATGCGCGTCCTCGGCGGGGAACGGCGAGACAAAAAGCTTCAGATGTTCATAGAACACTATGCCCCCGGCACGGACACCGGGGAAACAGCAATCACTCACGACGGGGAGACCGCCGCGATCATTCTTGAGGGAACGGTTGAGCTGGAAACCAGCGAAGGCGTTCGAAAAATCGAGTCGGGCGGAGGCTTTCAACTTCTCGGGCCTGAACCGTATCGGCTCAAGAACATTGGAACGACGACCGCTGTTGTAGCGTGTGCTGTCACGCCGCCAATGATATGA
- a CDS encoding NAD(P)/FAD-dependent oxidoreductase — protein MSNHHVVVVGGGFAGIQLVQKLRKVNVQITLIDRRNHHLFQPLLYQVATTILATSEIAWPIRRLFAASRNVKTLLGEVVSVDRSEKSVRLKTGHAVTYNTLVVATGARHAYFGQDDWESFAPGLKTLEDATTIRRRLLLAFEQAELESDEERQRALLTFCIIGAGPTGVELAGIIAELAHRTLQREFRTIDTRSAKIILIEAGTRPLATFAPELSQYTEAALNKLGVEVRTGDPVTQCDGNGVVVAGEIIPCRTIIWAAGVKASDAAIWLSADADRAGRVIVEPDLTVKGDADIFVVGDTALVLDADGKPVPGIAPAAKQQGAYVADVIRRRLHGRPKAPPFAYKHLGNLATIGPGAAVVDFGWVKLRGSAAWWVWGTAHIFFLIGVRNRFAVALSWLWVSLRRQHSARLITQKETLKDA, from the coding sequence ATGTCAAATCATCACGTGGTTGTTGTCGGCGGCGGCTTCGCTGGCATTCAGCTTGTACAAAAACTACGCAAAGTAAACGTGCAGATTACTCTTATCGACCGTCGCAATCATCATCTGTTCCAGCCACTACTCTATCAAGTCGCCACCACAATCCTTGCCACGTCGGAGATTGCGTGGCCAATTCGGCGACTGTTTGCTGCCAGCAGGAACGTCAAAACACTTTTAGGCGAGGTAGTGTCGGTCGATCGAAGCGAGAAATCCGTTCGGTTGAAGACAGGTCACGCCGTAACCTACAATACCCTTGTCGTAGCGACAGGAGCGCGCCATGCATATTTTGGGCAAGATGACTGGGAATCCTTTGCACCTGGTCTAAAAACGCTCGAGGATGCCACGACCATTCGCCGTCGGCTGCTCTTGGCCTTCGAACAGGCCGAGCTCGAATCCGATGAGGAACGGCAGCGGGCACTGTTAACTTTTTGTATCATCGGCGCAGGACCAACTGGAGTTGAGCTTGCTGGTATCATCGCCGAACTTGCTCATCGAACTCTCCAGCGAGAATTTCGCACGATTGATACCAGGAGTGCGAAGATCATTTTGATTGAAGCAGGTACTCGTCCACTCGCAACGTTTGCCCCTGAGCTCTCGCAATACACCGAAGCTGCGCTGAACAAGCTTGGGGTAGAAGTTCGAACCGGAGACCCGGTCACCCAATGCGACGGTAATGGGGTTGTCGTCGCCGGCGAGATTATCCCCTGCAGGACGATAATATGGGCGGCCGGCGTTAAGGCGTCCGATGCGGCTATTTGGCTATCCGCTGATGCGGATCGAGCTGGCCGCGTAATCGTTGAGCCTGACCTCACGGTTAAAGGCGACGCAGACATATTCGTCGTCGGGGACACCGCGCTGGTGCTGGATGCAGATGGCAAACCTGTCCCTGGGATTGCGCCCGCTGCGAAACAGCAGGGCGCTTACGTTGCGGACGTAATCCGCCGTCGACTGCACGGTCGACCTAAGGCACCACCGTTTGCCTACAAGCATCTCGGAAACCTTGCGACTATTGGTCCTGGCGCAGCAGTCGTGGATTTTGGTTGGGTTAAGCTCCGCGGTAGCGCGGCTTGGTGGGTCTGGGGTACCGCCCACATCTTCTTCCTGATCGGTGTGCGCAACCGTTTTGCGGTCGCGCTCAGCTGGCTGTGGGTTTCTCTTCGGCGTCAGCACAGCGCTCGCCTGATCACGCAGAAAGAGACTTTGAAAGATGCGTGA